A single region of the Cereibacter sphaeroides 2.4.1 genome encodes:
- a CDS encoding family 16 glycosylhydrolase: MSPRQTLLRRCLAASLPLLLALPAAAQDGPASFREDFDRINGKRWFISDGWTNGPHQNCDWSQKAVRADDGILKLMYFTDPSGQGKNRCSEIQTQERYLHGTFEARVRTDHRASGLNAAFFSYIGPVHGEPHDEIDFEILTRNTSSVDVNTYVSGEPKNGAKVALDPPTDEDWHTFSFIWEPERIRWFVDGKLVHEATETLPVTAQKIFFSHWSTDVLTEWMGAFRAPQKPVALEVDWVAWTAPGEACQFPESVLCQLEN; the protein is encoded by the coding sequence ATGAGTCCCCGTCAGACCCTTCTGCGCCGCTGCCTTGCGGCGAGCCTGCCCCTTCTCCTCGCCCTGCCCGCTGCGGCGCAGGACGGGCCCGCCTCCTTCCGCGAGGATTTCGACCGCATCAACGGCAAGCGCTGGTTCATCTCGGACGGCTGGACCAACGGCCCGCACCAGAACTGCGACTGGTCGCAGAAGGCGGTGCGCGCCGATGACGGCATCCTGAAGCTAATGTATTTCACCGACCCCTCGGGCCAGGGCAAGAACCGCTGTTCGGAGATCCAGACGCAGGAGCGCTACCTGCATGGCACGTTCGAAGCCCGCGTGCGCACCGATCACCGGGCTTCGGGGCTGAATGCGGCCTTCTTCAGCTACATCGGCCCCGTCCATGGCGAGCCCCATGACGAGATCGATTTCGAGATCCTGACCCGCAACACCTCTTCGGTCGATGTGAACACCTATGTCTCGGGCGAGCCGAAGAACGGGGCCAAGGTCGCGCTCGACCCGCCGACCGACGAGGACTGGCATACGTTCTCCTTCATCTGGGAGCCCGAGCGCATCCGCTGGTTCGTCGATGGCAAGCTCGTCCACGAGGCGACCGAGACCCTGCCCGTGACCGCGCAGAAGATCTTCTTCAGCCACTGGAGCACCGATGTCCTGACCGAATGGATGGGGGCCTTCCGCGCGCCGCAGAAACCGGTCGCGCTCGAGGTCGATTGGGTAGCCTGGACCGCGCCGGGAGAGGCGTGCCAGTTCCCCGAATCCGTGCTATGTCAGCTGGAGAATTGA
- a CDS encoding PqqD family protein produces the protein MTVSIRAAEGCVPCAFGDGIAIFDTSSNSYFSMNAVGEFVWSQLDQPITLEDLVGRVADRYRIEPTVCEGDIRKLVDDLAAHRLVTLS, from the coding sequence ATGACCGTGAGCATCAGGGCGGCCGAAGGCTGCGTTCCCTGCGCGTTCGGCGATGGCATCGCCATCTTCGACACGAGCAGCAACTCCTATTTCAGCATGAACGCCGTGGGCGAGTTCGTGTGGTCGCAACTCGACCAGCCGATCACGCTCGAGGATCTGGTCGGGCGCGTGGCCGACCGTTACCGGATCGAACCGACGGTCTGCGAGGGCGACATCCGCAAGCTGGTGGATGATCTCGCGGCGCACCGGCTCGTGACCCTGTCCTGA
- a CDS encoding glycosyltransferase family 2 protein: MSDICVIIAAYNAEATIAQAVTSALAEAEVAEVVVVDDASSDATAEAALAASDGSGRLIVERQAQNGGPSAARNRAVALSQAPRIAILDADDFFLPGRFARLDPDLDLAADNIVFVTPEHAARLDPTNLPAAPREVEMLDAERFALGNLAQGVHRGELGFLKPVMSRAFLTRHGLRYDERMWLGEDFDLYMRMLLLGARFGLTRAVGYAAVQRGASLSGRHRTADLAALEACCRAHLEMPASPATQEAMRRHLRQVQAKLLLRQFLDRKAEAGLGAALGFALAPPARFLPIAKGVARDKIAALRPPAPPRAERFLLPV; encoded by the coding sequence ATGAGCGACATCTGCGTCATCATCGCCGCCTACAATGCCGAAGCCACCATCGCGCAGGCCGTGACCTCTGCCCTCGCCGAAGCCGAGGTGGCCGAGGTGGTCGTGGTCGACGATGCCTCTTCCGATGCCACCGCCGAGGCCGCGCTTGCGGCCTCCGATGGCAGCGGCCGGCTGATCGTCGAGCGGCAGGCGCAGAACGGCGGGCCGTCGGCGGCGCGCAACCGCGCTGTGGCGCTCTCGCAGGCGCCGCGCATCGCGATACTCGACGCCGACGACTTCTTCCTGCCCGGCCGCTTCGCGCGGCTCGACCCGGATCTCGATCTCGCGGCCGACAACATCGTCTTCGTGACGCCCGAGCATGCGGCCCGGCTCGATCCCACCAACCTGCCGGCGGCCCCGCGCGAGGTGGAGATGCTCGACGCCGAACGGTTCGCGCTCGGCAATCTGGCGCAGGGGGTGCACCGCGGCGAACTGGGCTTTCTGAAGCCCGTGATGTCGCGCGCCTTCCTCACCCGCCACGGGCTCCGCTATGACGAGCGCATGTGGCTCGGCGAAGATTTCGACCTCTACATGCGGATGCTTCTGCTGGGCGCGCGCTTCGGCCTGACGCGGGCCGTAGGCTATGCCGCGGTCCAGCGCGGCGCGTCGCTCTCGGGGCGGCATCGGACGGCGGATCTGGCGGCGCTGGAGGCCTGCTGCCGGGCGCATCTGGAGATGCCCGCTTCGCCCGCCACGCAGGAGGCGATGCGCCGCCATCTGCGGCAGGTGCAGGCCAAGCTCCTGCTGCGCCAGTTCCTCGACCGGAAGGCCGAGGCAGGCCTCGGCGCGGCCCTCGGCTTTGCGCTCGCCCCGCCCGCGCGCTTCCTTCCCATCGCGAAGGGGGTCGCGCGGGACAAGATCGCCGCCCTGCGCCCACCTGCCCCGCCCCGGGCCGAGCGGTTCCTGCTGCCGGTCTGA
- a CDS encoding sugar transferase codes for MEFNPQSSLTPDNVSPDHLYLSSLPQVAQAASAPVGGVLKRLIDVAIAVTALIALAPLMIGVALIIWFGSNGPILYGHQRVGFGGRTFRCWKFRSMVVDGDVVLERHLRANPEAQREWERDRKLRKDPRVTPIGAVIRMLSIDELPQLFNILAGEMSVVGPRPVVAAELRRYRGSAGHYLRTRPGLTGMWQVSGRSDLSYRQRVLLDRYYVMRWTVVSDLAIILRTVPAVLRSRGSC; via the coding sequence ATGGAATTCAATCCACAATCGTCTCTGACTCCGGACAACGTCAGTCCGGATCACCTCTACCTGTCCTCGCTGCCACAGGTCGCCCAGGCGGCCTCTGCCCCCGTGGGCGGGGTGCTGAAGCGGCTCATCGACGTGGCCATCGCGGTGACGGCGCTGATCGCGCTCGCGCCGCTCATGATCGGCGTGGCGCTGATCATCTGGTTCGGCAGCAACGGCCCGATCCTCTACGGCCACCAGCGCGTGGGGTTCGGCGGGCGGACCTTCCGCTGCTGGAAGTTCCGCTCGATGGTGGTGGACGGCGACGTGGTGCTCGAACGCCACCTGCGCGCCAACCCCGAGGCGCAGCGGGAATGGGAGCGTGACCGCAAGCTTCGCAAGGACCCGCGGGTGACCCCCATCGGCGCCGTGATCCGGATGCTGTCGATCGACGAACTGCCGCAGCTGTTCAACATCCTCGCGGGCGAAATGAGCGTCGTGGGCCCCCGTCCGGTGGTCGCCGCCGAGCTGCGCCGCTACCGCGGGTCGGCCGGTCACTATCTGCGCACCCGCCCGGGCCTCACCGGCATGTGGCAGGTGAGCGGCCGCAGCGACCTCAGCTACCGGCAGCGCGTCCTGCTCGACCGCTACTATGTGATGCGCTGGACGGTGGTTTCCGACCTCGCGATCATCCTGCGTACGGTCCCGGCGGTGCTTCGCTCGCGCGGCTCCTGCTGA
- a CDS encoding protein-L-isoaspartate(D-aspartate) O-methyltransferase, protein MTAEADGEDPAERKMRFLFAVRSRGVTDARVLAAMERIDRGAFVRGIFADRAYEDMPLPIACGQTISQPSVVGLMSQALAVNPRDKVLEVGTGSGYQAAVLSQLARRVYTVDRHRRLVREATEVFHRLSLTNITALIADGSFGLPEQAPFDRILVTAAAEDPPGPLLAQLKIGGIMVVPVGQTDAVQNLIKVTRLEQGYDYEELRPVRFVPLVEGIGSD, encoded by the coding sequence ATGACGGCAGAGGCAGACGGGGAGGATCCGGCCGAACGCAAGATGCGGTTCCTGTTCGCCGTCCGCTCGCGGGGCGTCACGGATGCCCGCGTGCTCGCCGCCATGGAGCGGATCGACCGCGGCGCCTTCGTCCGCGGCATCTTCGCCGACCGTGCCTATGAGGACATGCCGCTGCCCATCGCCTGCGGCCAGACCATCAGCCAGCCCTCGGTCGTGGGGCTGATGAGCCAGGCGCTGGCGGTGAACCCGCGCGACAAGGTGCTCGAGGTGGGAACCGGCTCGGGCTATCAGGCCGCCGTCCTGAGCCAGCTCGCCCGCCGCGTCTACACCGTCGACCGTCATCGCCGCCTCGTGCGCGAGGCGACCGAGGTCTTCCACCGCCTGTCCCTGACCAACATCACCGCGCTCATTGCGGACGGCAGTTTCGGCCTGCCGGAACAGGCCCCGTTCGACCGGATCCTCGTCACTGCCGCGGCCGAGGACCCGCCCGGCCCCCTGTTGGCACAATTGAAGATCGGCGGTATCATGGTCGTCCCGGTCGGCCAGACCGATGCGGTGCAGAACCTGATCAAGGTGACCCGGCTCGAGCAGGGTTACGATTACGAGGAACTTCGTCCGGTGCGCTTCGTGCCTCTGGTCGAAGGCATCGGGTCGGACTGA
- a CDS encoding O-antigen ligase family protein, with amino-acid sequence MTAVRPRPPRSAGVFIDVCPTAVLAFLTILSLLLVQWVGSIAAAGFLASGCLLVVRRPHTALLEIRRYWMIFALAGWCLFTVLWSQYASLSLRYGIQLCVTFAIAVAIANRLSPLTFLRILFSAHLLAAVLSVLFGRVRSDGNGWLGIFGSKNAFSLPMSTLMLCAFAIMLDRNQPRSWRLVATGAFLLGTFLLIQAQSAGQLLATGAALAFALPFFLGRWLTVTQRLLLAGFTLGLGIVVTILLVALQDEVMALILETTGKDATLTGRTELWALAFREIVQHPFTGVGFQAYWVPGNPGAEAMWSEFGIEGKRGFHFHNTFISNAVEIGAIGVAMQAAALFGALGLAVLWAFREPRAESIFLTALMMRSAVLSMSEVVGYTQFDLMTLMLVAALVYGVRRMREARLPVGAPVRRNVRLPSDGPPTAAA; translated from the coding sequence ATGACCGCCGTCCGACCGCGCCCCCCCCGCTCCGCCGGGGTCTTCATCGACGTCTGTCCGACGGCGGTTCTGGCGTTCCTCACGATCCTGTCCCTGCTGCTCGTGCAGTGGGTGGGCTCGATCGCGGCGGCGGGCTTCCTCGCCTCGGGCTGCCTCCTCGTCGTAAGGCGGCCCCATACCGCGCTTCTCGAGATCCGCCGCTACTGGATGATCTTCGCGCTTGCGGGCTGGTGCCTCTTCACGGTGCTCTGGTCGCAATATGCCTCGCTGAGCCTGCGCTACGGCATCCAGCTCTGCGTGACCTTCGCGATTGCGGTGGCCATCGCCAACCGGCTGTCGCCGCTCACCTTCCTGCGCATCCTCTTCAGCGCGCATCTGCTGGCGGCCGTCCTGAGCGTGCTCTTCGGGCGCGTCCGGTCGGACGGGAACGGCTGGCTCGGCATCTTCGGCTCGAAGAACGCCTTCTCGCTGCCGATGTCGACGCTGATGCTCTGCGCCTTCGCCATCATGCTCGACCGCAATCAGCCGCGCAGCTGGCGGCTGGTGGCGACGGGGGCCTTCCTGCTCGGAACCTTCCTGCTGATCCAGGCCCAGTCGGCGGGCCAGCTTCTGGCCACCGGCGCGGCACTGGCCTTCGCCCTGCCCTTCTTCCTCGGCCGCTGGCTCACCGTGACCCAGCGTCTGCTGCTGGCGGGCTTCACGCTGGGGCTCGGGATCGTGGTGACGATCCTGCTCGTCGCGCTGCAGGACGAGGTGATGGCGCTGATCCTCGAGACGACGGGCAAGGACGCGACCCTCACCGGCCGCACCGAGCTCTGGGCGCTGGCCTTCCGCGAGATCGTGCAGCATCCCTTCACCGGCGTGGGCTTCCAGGCCTACTGGGTGCCCGGGAACCCCGGGGCCGAGGCGATGTGGAGCGAGTTCGGCATCGAAGGCAAGCGCGGTTTCCACTTCCACAACACCTTCATCTCGAACGCGGTCGAGATCGGCGCCATCGGCGTGGCGATGCAGGCGGCGGCGCTGTTCGGCGCGCTCGGCCTCGCGGTGCTCTGGGCCTTCCGCGAGCCCCGGGCCGAGTCCATCTTCCTCACCGCGCTGATGATGCGCAGCGCCGTGCTCAGCATGTCCGAGGTGGTGGGCTACACCCAGTTCGACCTCATGACCCTCATGCTGGTGGCAGCCCTGGTCTACGGCGTGCGCCGGATGCGCGAGGCGCGCCTGCCCGTCGGCGCCCCCGTCCGTCGCAACGTGCGCCTGCCCTCGGACGGTCCTCCCACCGCAGCCGCCTGA
- the surE gene encoding 5'/3'-nucleotidase SurE: MRILITNDDGINAPGLEVLEQIALELAGPEGEVWTVAPAFEQSGVSHAISYTHPMMIAKLGPRRYAAEGSPADCVLAALYDVLQGARPDLVLSGVNRGNNSAENVLYSGTVGGALEAALQGLPAIALSQFLGPETEGLADPFECARTHGARIVRLLLERGLWDGEDYRLFYNVNFPPVPAANLRGHRVAAQGFRRDTSFGVEPHMSPSGRRFLWIRGGAQQSPTLPGTDAAVNLEGFVSITPLRADLTAHDRLAELEALIG, from the coding sequence ATGCGCATCCTGATCACGAACGACGACGGCATCAACGCTCCCGGCCTCGAGGTGCTCGAGCAGATCGCCCTCGAACTGGCCGGCCCCGAGGGCGAGGTCTGGACCGTCGCTCCCGCCTTCGAGCAGTCCGGCGTCTCGCACGCGATCAGCTACACGCATCCGATGATGATCGCCAAGCTCGGTCCGCGCCGCTACGCAGCGGAGGGCAGCCCCGCCGACTGCGTGCTCGCCGCGCTCTACGACGTGCTGCAGGGCGCCCGCCCCGACCTCGTGCTCTCGGGCGTGAACCGGGGCAACAACTCCGCCGAGAACGTGCTCTATTCCGGCACGGTGGGCGGCGCGCTCGAGGCGGCGCTGCAGGGCCTGCCCGCCATCGCCCTGTCCCAGTTCCTCGGCCCCGAAACGGAGGGGCTGGCCGATCCGTTCGAATGCGCCCGCACCCATGGCGCGCGCATCGTACGCCTCCTGCTCGAGCGCGGGCTCTGGGACGGCGAGGACTACCGGCTGTTCTACAACGTGAACTTCCCGCCCGTGCCGGCTGCGAACCTGCGCGGCCACCGCGTGGCGGCGCAGGGCTTCCGGCGCGACACCTCCTTCGGGGTCGAGCCGCACATGTCGCCCTCGGGTCGCCGCTTCCTCTGGATCCGGGGCGGCGCCCAGCAGAGCCCGACGCTGCCCGGCACCGATGCGGCCGTGAACCTCGAAGGGTTCGTCTCGATCACGCCGCTGCGCGCGGATCTGACTGCGCATGACCGGCTGGCCGAGCTGGAGGCGCTCATCGGATGA
- a CDS encoding glycosyltransferase family 2 protein: MRISVLMANYRGAAYLPEAVESVLRQSHTDLELIVVDDASGDESVALLQEIAATDDRVRVIAMAQNGGPSAARNRALEAASGDWLAVMDSDDVLHPDRLARLLAAAEALEVDAVADDMLFFGETPDASGRTLLESLHLVEPMAVDAATFVAANGGSDDLPPMGYLKPLVRREAWGALRYDETLRVGEDYDLYLRLLLSGARLALLPEALYLYRRHSASISHRLSVGTLEPLLAAHDRSAAGETDAALLAMMQRRRAGLVRLLAFEHLVAAIKARRPVAALAALLRRPVLTLELVRSLRERLGRRAAEAVEPHPLSIVLSADPRPVGEGQRLVAVPPLLPPEHPHPWPPAQQAALLSDLAARHELDICAEGEEGLFWLWLVPRWTRAEVVLPEGSWAELPPGAELAAWTLEEEEEETAKDEPIGGEFDTAFDPDLEEDVAAEELGDPAAPDGEPSRRTVWRDPSDEDEAEERAGRSR, translated from the coding sequence ATGCGGATTTCGGTGCTGATGGCGAACTACCGCGGTGCGGCCTACCTGCCCGAAGCGGTCGAATCGGTCCTGCGCCAGAGCCACACGGACCTCGAGCTCATCGTGGTGGACGATGCCTCGGGCGACGAGAGCGTGGCACTGCTCCAAGAGATCGCGGCCACGGACGACCGCGTCCGGGTGATCGCGATGGCGCAGAACGGCGGCCCGTCGGCGGCGCGCAACCGCGCCCTCGAAGCGGCCAGCGGCGACTGGCTCGCGGTGATGGATTCCGACGATGTGCTCCACCCCGACCGTCTGGCGCGGCTTCTCGCGGCGGCCGAGGCGCTCGAGGTCGATGCGGTGGCCGATGACATGCTGTTCTTCGGCGAGACGCCGGATGCGAGCGGCCGCACGCTGCTCGAGAGCCTGCATCTGGTCGAGCCGATGGCGGTGGATGCGGCGACCTTCGTCGCGGCGAACGGCGGGTCGGACGATCTTCCGCCCATGGGCTACCTGAAGCCTCTGGTGCGCCGCGAGGCCTGGGGCGCCCTGCGCTACGACGAGACGCTGCGGGTGGGCGAGGATTACGACCTCTATCTCCGGCTTCTCCTGTCGGGCGCGCGGCTCGCGCTGCTGCCCGAGGCGCTCTATCTCTACCGTCGCCACTCCGCCTCGATCTCGCACCGGCTGTCGGTGGGCACGCTGGAGCCGCTTCTCGCGGCACACGACCGGTCGGCGGCGGGCGAGACCGATGCGGCGCTTCTCGCCATGATGCAGCGCAGGCGCGCGGGGCTGGTGCGGCTGCTTGCCTTCGAGCATCTGGTGGCCGCGATCAAGGCCCGGCGGCCGGTGGCGGCCCTCGCGGCCCTCCTGCGCCGGCCGGTTCTGACGCTCGAGCTGGTGCGGAGCCTGCGCGAGCGGCTGGGGCGGCGGGCGGCCGAGGCGGTCGAGCCGCATCCCTTGTCGATCGTGCTCTCGGCCGATCCGCGGCCCGTGGGCGAGGGGCAGCGGCTGGTGGCGGTGCCGCCGCTGCTGCCGCCCGAGCATCCCCATCCCTGGCCACCGGCACAGCAGGCGGCGCTTCTTTCCGATCTCGCGGCGCGCCACGAGCTCGACATCTGCGCCGAGGGCGAGGAGGGTCTGTTCTGGCTCTGGCTGGTGCCACGCTGGACCCGCGCCGAGGTGGTGCTGCCCGAGGGCAGCTGGGCAGAGCTGCCCCCCGGAGCCGAGCTCGCCGCCTGGACGCTCGAGGAGGAGGAAGAGGAGACCGCGAAGGACGAGCCCATCGGCGGCGAGTTCGACACGGCCTTCGATCCGGACCTCGAAGAGGACGTGGCCGCGGAGGAGCTCGGAGACCCGGCGGCGCCGGACGGAGAGCCATCGCGGCGGACCGTCTGGCGCGACCCGTCCGACGAGGACGAGGCCGAGGAGCGGGCCGGCCGGTCGCGCTGA
- a CDS encoding polysaccharide biosynthesis/export family protein, with amino-acid sequence MAALRRHLLPLFVVALLPGVALADSYTISESDLLRLRVLEWQPVDGTMREWEAMTGEYRVNADGTISVPFLGPVEAAGHTPAQLGTLIADGLMERLALPDMPDATIEIAEYRPIIVAGHVREPGEVVFRPGLTARQAIAMAGGPSDEIRSTPALVRDLISEEGALRILLDSREGMMARRARLLAERDNQTELGPVPELDTARGRALLAEEKSFMDLRRDQVDRNLAAIDAQSELLKAEIEALQAKTGQLETQRTLAEKETANAKNLSERGLVASGRLFETQRTLSTVESQLLDTSTAILRARQGITTAERDRIALIDGRSSEIAAQLQEVEAQILEMDRKIDTQRSLSVSLLSQAGGKDVAADPSTIAAMSDVVVMRFAGNEMRQIPDAMDVRLEPGDMVQMTLRAPSTN; translated from the coding sequence ATGGCTGCCCTGCGCCGTCACCTCCTTCCCCTGTTCGTCGTGGCGCTCCTGCCCGGCGTTGCTCTGGCCGACAGCTACACGATCAGCGAGAGCGACCTGCTTCGCCTGCGGGTGCTGGAATGGCAGCCCGTCGACGGCACCATGCGCGAGTGGGAGGCGATGACGGGGGAATATCGCGTCAATGCCGACGGCACGATCTCCGTCCCGTTTCTCGGCCCGGTCGAGGCCGCAGGCCACACGCCCGCCCAGCTCGGCACGCTGATCGCCGACGGGCTGATGGAGCGCCTGGCGCTGCCGGACATGCCCGACGCGACCATCGAGATCGCCGAATACCGCCCCATCATCGTCGCGGGCCATGTGCGCGAGCCGGGCGAGGTCGTCTTCCGCCCGGGTCTGACCGCACGGCAGGCCATCGCCATGGCGGGCGGCCCCAGCGACGAGATCCGCAGCACGCCCGCCCTCGTGCGCGACCTGATCTCCGAGGAGGGGGCGCTGCGCATCCTGCTCGACAGCCGCGAGGGCATGATGGCCCGGCGCGCCCGGCTTCTGGCCGAGCGGGACAACCAGACCGAGCTCGGCCCGGTGCCCGAACTCGACACGGCGCGGGGCCGCGCGCTCCTGGCCGAAGAGAAGTCCTTCATGGATCTCCGCCGCGATCAGGTGGACCGGAACCTCGCGGCCATCGACGCCCAGAGCGAGCTTCTGAAGGCCGAGATCGAGGCGCTGCAGGCGAAGACCGGCCAGCTCGAGACCCAGCGCACGCTGGCCGAGAAAGAGACCGCCAACGCCAAGAACCTCTCGGAGCGGGGCCTCGTCGCCAGCGGTCGCCTGTTCGAGACCCAGCGCACCCTGTCGACGGTCGAGAGCCAGCTGCTCGACACCTCCACCGCCATCCTGCGCGCGCGTCAGGGCATCACCACCGCCGAGCGCGACCGGATCGCGCTGATCGACGGACGGTCGTCCGAGATCGCCGCGCAGCTGCAGGAGGTCGAGGCGCAGATCCTCGAGATGGACCGCAAGATCGACACGCAGCGCAGCCTGTCGGTGTCGCTCCTGAGCCAGGCGGGCGGGAAGGATGTGGCGGCCGATCCCTCGACCATTGCCGCCATGAGCGATGTCGTGGTGATGCGCTTTGCGGGCAACGAGATGCGCCAGATCCCCGACGCGATGGACGTCCGGCTCGAACCGGGCGACATGGTGCAGATGACCCTGCGGGCGCCGTCTACGAACTAG
- a CDS encoding nucleotidyltransferase family protein has product MTFAPEQFALVREHACRTETEALRRALARSFGDPAELPEGVTPRVLFEMGRLNKVGLFLAPRPADLPADWSAMAPQLETMRLQTAARNGHSLRTSLEVARLMQEAGIAHVQFKGPLQQIALYGGPCWKPTGDVDLLVAEADLATAAAALRAAGYVAQEAELADWWTRHLGEQHFRRPEGGPVVDLHHRLQQPGAPRPRHTADFLTRATDMSYAGQRVPMVSGPDRCLVAAIGVVKAFVAQEPCAGHLCDLRASLDRLSPDEARALPGIAAAQGLSETLALASHGVDTLFEGLSPRPYAQGSNPLGALPAPDLRRMLVAPWQPDLDWPRRSRILWALSGRHPLRFARETLAAKSSEAHRLWLKGLIRSGLIARREGKAA; this is encoded by the coding sequence ATGACCTTCGCGCCTGAACAGTTCGCCCTCGTGCGTGAACACGCGTGCCGGACGGAGACCGAGGCCCTGCGCCGGGCGCTCGCCCGCAGCTTCGGCGACCCCGCGGAGCTTCCCGAGGGCGTCACGCCCCGGGTGCTCTTCGAGATGGGGCGGCTGAACAAGGTGGGACTTTTCCTTGCGCCCCGCCCCGCCGACCTTCCCGCCGACTGGTCGGCGATGGCGCCGCAGCTCGAGACGATGCGGCTTCAGACCGCCGCGCGGAACGGCCACAGCCTGCGCACGAGCCTCGAAGTGGCGCGGCTGATGCAGGAGGCGGGGATCGCCCACGTCCAGTTCAAGGGGCCGCTCCAGCAGATCGCGCTCTATGGCGGCCCCTGCTGGAAGCCCACGGGTGACGTCGATCTGCTGGTGGCAGAGGCCGATCTGGCCACCGCTGCGGCGGCCCTGCGCGCGGCGGGCTACGTCGCACAGGAGGCAGAGCTCGCCGACTGGTGGACGCGGCATCTGGGCGAGCAGCATTTCCGCCGCCCCGAGGGCGGACCTGTGGTGGACCTCCACCACCGGCTCCAGCAACCCGGCGCACCGCGCCCGCGGCATACGGCGGACTTCCTTACCCGCGCCACGGACATGTCCTACGCCGGGCAGAGGGTGCCGATGGTGTCCGGGCCCGACCGCTGCCTCGTCGCGGCCATCGGCGTGGTGAAGGCCTTCGTCGCGCAGGAGCCCTGCGCCGGCCATCTCTGCGATCTGCGGGCGAGCCTCGACCGGCTCAGCCCCGACGAGGCCCGCGCCCTGCCCGGCATCGCGGCCGCGCAAGGGCTGAGCGAAACGCTCGCGCTCGCCAGCCACGGGGTCGACACCCTGTTCGAGGGCCTCTCTCCCCGACCTTACGCGCAGGGGTCGAACCCGCTCGGCGCCCTGCCCGCGCCGGATCTGCGCCGGATGCTCGTTGCGCCCTGGCAACCGGACCTCGACTGGCCACGCCGGAGCCGCATCCTCTGGGCGCTCTCGGGCCGCCATCCCCTGCGCTTCGCGCGCGAGACTCTGGCGGCGAAATCCTCCGAAGCCCACCGCCTCTGGCTGAAGGGGCTGATCCGCTCCGGCCTGATTGCCCGCCGTGAAGGAAAAGCCGCATGA
- a CDS encoding lasso peptide biosynthesis B2 protein, with amino-acid sequence MRRLRRILSLRPAEAWALCQALVTVAAVRLAIARRRTDEVRAATAALGAERQAPQSDLRVVAWSVTAAARLIPGATCLTQALAGQRILARKGYASTVRLSLPAGRDSDFRPHAWLLAGNVIALGGTATDYRHHRALLDYESSGRADPVSEPATGAGQ; translated from the coding sequence ATGCGTCGACTGCGCCGCATCCTCTCGCTCCGGCCGGCCGAGGCATGGGCCTTGTGTCAGGCGCTGGTGACGGTGGCCGCGGTCCGCCTCGCCATTGCCCGGCGGCGGACGGACGAGGTGCGGGCCGCAACGGCGGCGCTCGGGGCCGAACGTCAGGCGCCCCAGTCCGACCTGCGGGTCGTGGCCTGGAGCGTGACGGCGGCGGCGCGGCTGATCCCCGGCGCCACCTGTCTCACGCAGGCGCTGGCCGGGCAGAGGATCCTCGCCCGCAAGGGCTATGCCTCGACGGTGCGGCTGTCCCTGCCGGCGGGACGCGACAGCGACTTCCGCCCCCATGCTTGGCTGCTGGCCGGCAATGTCATCGCGCTCGGCGGCACGGCGACGGATTATCGCCATCACCGCGCGCTTCTGGATTATGAAAGCTCGGGCCGGGCCGATCCGGTTTCCGAACCTGCGACGGGAGCCGGGCAATGA